One genomic segment of Amycolatopsis granulosa includes these proteins:
- a CDS encoding glycogen debranching N-terminal domain-containing protein, whose protein sequence is MTPEAFNAGEPVPVTSAGGTVTLVEGSTFCLSGPGGDIQPGTSHGLFFRDARLISRWELRLDGQPPHPLSVISPEAFAAQFVLRRNPKPGQADSTLLLVRERLVGDGLRETITLRNLGRENTVANLTLHVDADFSDLFAVKEGRPAHGGADATVAGSELLLRDRSDGSRGLSVSATADPLAAPGVLNWRVVVPARGEWSTEIVVQPTVGNRRVRPQFDRGEEVAASGPARKIRAWRDVSTMIAADDPVLTQVLQRTESDLGALQIHDTSQDGRPFVAAGAPWFMTLFGRDSLLTAWMALPLDVGLALGTLETLAELQGKRVDPLTEEEPGRILHELRLGPDSDQVLGGSHYYGTVDASPLFVMLLAECWRWGADETAVRALLPAADAALDWLERYGDRDRDGFVEYRRATDRGLLNQGWKDSFDGINDAAGRLATTPVALCEVQGYAYAAWLARAELADAFNDPATATRCRERADQLRERFAETFWLPEQGWYAVALDGRKQPLDALTSNTTHCLWSGIATDEHAAVLIERLSRPEMDSGFGLRTLSSAMGAYNPMSYHNGSVWPHDTAIAVAGLLRYAHLPGAVELAQRLATGLLDAAAAFGGRLPELFCGFSRSEFSPPIPYPTSCSPQAWASAAPLLLVRSFLGLEPHVPQRRLAVRPHLPERWGRLRLSDLRLGELTVHVEADHDVAKVRGLPEGWDLRITG, encoded by the coding sequence CTCGCGGTGGGAGCTGCGGCTGGACGGGCAGCCGCCGCACCCGCTGTCGGTCATCTCGCCGGAAGCGTTCGCGGCGCAGTTCGTGCTGCGCCGCAATCCCAAACCGGGGCAGGCGGACAGCACGCTGCTGCTGGTGCGCGAACGCCTCGTCGGCGACGGTCTCCGGGAAACGATCACCCTGCGGAACCTGGGCCGGGAGAACACGGTCGCGAACCTGACGCTGCACGTCGACGCGGACTTCTCGGACCTGTTCGCGGTGAAGGAGGGCCGGCCCGCGCACGGCGGGGCGGACGCCACGGTCGCCGGCTCGGAACTGCTGCTGCGGGACCGGTCCGACGGCTCCCGCGGCCTGTCGGTCAGTGCCACCGCCGATCCGCTGGCCGCGCCCGGAGTGCTGAACTGGCGGGTCGTCGTGCCCGCGCGCGGCGAGTGGTCGACCGAGATCGTGGTCCAGCCCACCGTCGGGAACCGGCGGGTGCGGCCGCAGTTCGATCGCGGCGAGGAGGTCGCGGCCAGCGGGCCGGCCCGCAAGATCCGGGCGTGGCGCGACGTGAGCACGATGATCGCGGCCGACGATCCGGTGCTCACCCAGGTGCTGCAGCGGACCGAGAGCGACCTCGGCGCACTGCAGATCCACGACACGAGCCAGGACGGACGGCCGTTCGTCGCCGCCGGCGCACCGTGGTTCATGACCCTGTTCGGGCGGGACAGCCTGCTCACCGCGTGGATGGCGCTGCCGCTGGACGTCGGCCTCGCGCTCGGCACCCTGGAGACCCTCGCCGAGTTGCAGGGCAAACGGGTCGACCCGCTGACCGAGGAGGAGCCCGGCCGGATCCTGCACGAGCTGCGCCTCGGCCCGGACAGCGACCAGGTGCTCGGCGGCAGCCACTACTACGGCACGGTGGACGCCTCGCCGCTGTTCGTCATGCTGCTGGCCGAATGCTGGCGCTGGGGGGCGGACGAGACCGCGGTGCGGGCTCTGCTCCCGGCCGCGGACGCGGCGCTGGACTGGCTGGAGCGCTACGGCGACCGCGACCGCGACGGGTTCGTCGAGTACCGGCGCGCAACCGACCGCGGCCTGCTCAACCAGGGGTGGAAGGACAGCTTCGACGGCATCAACGACGCGGCCGGGCGGCTGGCCACCACGCCGGTCGCGCTGTGCGAGGTCCAGGGGTATGCCTACGCGGCCTGGCTGGCGCGCGCCGAACTGGCCGACGCGTTCAACGACCCGGCCACCGCCACCCGCTGCCGGGAACGGGCCGATCAGTTGCGCGAGCGGTTCGCGGAGACGTTCTGGCTGCCCGAGCAGGGCTGGTACGCCGTGGCACTGGACGGGCGCAAGCAGCCGCTGGACGCGTTGACCAGCAACACCACTCACTGCCTGTGGTCGGGCATCGCCACCGACGAGCACGCCGCCGTGCTGATCGAGCGGCTCAGCCGGCCGGAGATGGACAGCGGGTTCGGGTTGCGCACGCTGTCCTCGGCGATGGGCGCCTACAACCCGATGAGCTACCACAACGGCTCGGTGTGGCCGCACGACACGGCGATCGCCGTGGCCGGCTTGCTGCGCTACGCGCACCTGCCGGGCGCGGTGGAGCTGGCGCAGCGCCTCGCGACCGGACTGCTGGACGCGGCGGCCGCGTTCGGCGGGCGGCTGCCCGAGCTGTTCTGCGGTTTCTCCCGGTCGGAGTTCAGCCCCCCGATCCCCTATCCGACGTCGTGTTCGCCGCAGGCGTGGGCGAGCGCGGCACCGCTGCTGCTCGTGCGGTCGTTCCTCGGGCTCGAACCGCACGTCCCGCAGCGGCGGCTGGCGGTTCGCCCGCACCTGCCCGAGCGGTGGGGCCGGCTGCGCCTGTCGGACCTGCGGCTGGGCGAGCTGACCGTGCACGTCGAGGCGGACCACGACGTGGCGAAGGTGCGGGGGCTGCCGGAAGGGTGGGACCTGCGGATCACCGGGTGA
- a CDS encoding GNAT family N-acetyltransferase encodes MLSLPDPLPEFGDVRLRPFDDGDADMLIDMSSDPYVPLTGTLPANATRDEALAYIRRQHGRLRTGYGYSFCIADRRSGEPWGQIGLWLAGLDQGRASAGYCIAPRSRGRGLAGHALRALTRFAWTIGEVHRVELFIEPWNAASVRTAEAAGYEREGYLRSYREIGGKRVDMLLYAAVRGRHAGTRRQAPA; translated from the coding sequence ATGCTGTCGCTGCCGGATCCCCTGCCCGAGTTCGGTGACGTGCGGTTGCGTCCGTTCGACGACGGTGACGCCGACATGCTGATCGACATGTCGTCGGATCCGTACGTGCCGTTGACCGGGACGCTGCCCGCCAACGCGACGCGGGACGAGGCGCTGGCCTACATCCGGCGGCAGCACGGCCGGTTGCGGACGGGGTACGGCTACTCGTTCTGCATCGCCGACCGGCGCAGCGGCGAGCCCTGGGGGCAGATCGGGCTGTGGCTGGCCGGGCTGGACCAGGGGCGGGCATCGGCCGGGTACTGCATCGCGCCACGCAGCCGGGGGCGCGGGCTCGCCGGACACGCCCTGCGCGCGCTGACGCGGTTCGCCTGGACGATCGGCGAGGTGCACCGGGTGGAGCTGTTCATCGAGCCGTGGAACGCGGCGTCGGTGCGCACGGCGGAGGCCGCCGGGTACGAGCGGGAGGGGTATCTGCGCAGTTACCGCGAAATCGGCGGGAAACGCGTGGACATGCTGTTGTACGCGGCGGTGCGCGGGCGGCACGCGGGCACCCGGCGGCAGGCGCCCGCGTAG
- the ligD gene encoding non-homologous end-joining DNA ligase, with protein MSAVPIEGTEVSISSPDKVYFAERGETKLDLVRYYQAVEGPLMNTLRDRPLLLERYPDGASGKSWFQKRVPKSTPSWARTTVVSTPNGTTSDALVAADLAHILWAVNLGCIGFHVWPYRASEPSYTDELRIDLDPSPGVSFAQVREAAVLAKDRLDSLGIASFLKTTGSRGLHVYVALESRWDSYQVRAAAVALARELERRHPELITAQWWKEERGARVFVDFNQNAPHKTVFGAWCVRPRPGGQVSAPIGWDELSTVEPGELTLTTVPELVSRRGDPWAGMYSRPQSIEPLLEMSERDMAAGLMDAPWPPVYPKQPNEPPRVAPSRAKKD; from the coding sequence GTGAGCGCCGTTCCCATCGAGGGCACCGAGGTCAGCATCTCGTCGCCGGACAAGGTGTACTTCGCCGAACGCGGCGAGACCAAACTCGACCTGGTGCGGTACTACCAGGCGGTCGAGGGCCCGCTGATGAACACGTTGCGGGACCGGCCGCTGCTGCTGGAGCGGTACCCGGACGGTGCGAGTGGCAAGTCGTGGTTCCAGAAGCGGGTGCCGAAGTCCACTCCGTCCTGGGCGCGGACGACGGTCGTGTCGACGCCGAACGGCACGACCTCAGACGCGCTGGTGGCGGCGGACCTGGCGCACATCCTGTGGGCGGTGAACCTCGGGTGCATCGGGTTCCACGTGTGGCCCTACCGCGCGTCGGAGCCCTCGTACACCGACGAGCTGCGGATCGACCTGGACCCGTCGCCGGGGGTGAGCTTCGCGCAGGTCCGGGAAGCGGCGGTGCTGGCCAAGGACCGGCTCGACTCGCTGGGCATCGCATCGTTCCTGAAGACCACCGGCTCGCGCGGGCTGCACGTGTACGTGGCGCTGGAGTCCCGGTGGGACTCGTACCAGGTGCGTGCCGCCGCCGTCGCGCTCGCGCGGGAGCTGGAGCGGCGGCACCCGGAACTGATCACCGCGCAGTGGTGGAAGGAGGAACGCGGGGCGCGGGTCTTCGTGGACTTCAACCAGAACGCACCGCACAAGACCGTGTTCGGTGCCTGGTGCGTGCGACCACGGCCGGGTGGGCAGGTGTCGGCACCCATCGGCTGGGACGAGTTGTCCACTGTGGAGCCCGGTGAGCTGACCCTCACGACGGTACCGGAGCTGGTGTCCCGGCGCGGTGACCCGTGGGCCGGGATGTACTCGCGGCCGCAGTCCATCGAGCCGCTGCTGGAGATGTCCGAACGGGACATGGCGGCGGGCCTGATGGACGCACCCTGGCCACCGGTGTACCCGAAACAGCCGAACGAGCCGCCCCGGGTCGCACCCAGCCGGGCGAAGAAGGACTAG